In Ochotona princeps isolate mOchPri1 chromosome 22, mOchPri1.hap1, whole genome shotgun sequence, the following are encoded in one genomic region:
- the LOC131483018 gene encoding atherin-like — protein sequence MAARRGPTAAGRGARAADAGRGTRAGQRPPGPSGRRTQRRPPRGAPLGAETAGGRAARLRRPASATVTPPRPGEATPLRYPPPRPRPNRPPPRPSGGGHAPGWLRAHSAGERRARASGLQRDSTPAGGHAPRGCRACAAGPIRDIPRAGTSGCWLPPVVVRFVVELSPDCPTL from the exons ATGGCGGCGCGGCGCGGCCCAACggcggcggggcgcggggcgcgggcggcCGACGCGGGACGCGGGACGCGGGCGGGGCAGCGGCCACCCGGCCCGAGCGGACGCCGGACGCAGCGCCGGCCACCGCGGGGCGCGCCGTTGGGGGCGGAAACCGCTGGGGGCCGCGCAGCGCGCCTGCGCCGCCCCGCCTCCGCAACGGTAACCCCACCCCGCCCCGGCGAGGCCACGCCCCTCCGTTACCCGCCGCCCCGCCCCAGGCCCAACCGCCCGCCGCCCCGCCCCTCCGGCGGAGGCCACGCCCCCGGGTGGCTGCGCGCGCACTCGGCGGGCGAGAGGCGAGCACGTGCTTCCGGCCTTCAGCGCGACTCGACGCCCGCTGGTGGCCACGCCCCCCGCGGCTGCCGCGCGTGCGCCGCAGGCCCCATCCGGGACATCCCGC GCGCTGggacttctggctgctggctaccCCCTGTGGTGGTCAGGTTTGTGGTGGAGCTGAGCCCTGATTGCCCCACACTGTGA
- the TCFL5 gene encoding transcription factor-like 5 protein isoform X2 translates to MSGPGPREQPPPEAGAAGGDAGPEGAGGGDAALGEPGLSFTTTDLSLVEMTEIEYTQLQHILYSHMEAADGELEARLSSALLAGPGAGAAGVGALGAAPPVYPVLCPPALAADAPCLGHIDFQELRMMLLSEAGAADKTPGGADAAGAGARARPDGAKEGPEGAPEARAKPAVRVRLEDRFNSMPAEPPPPPPPPAPRGPEPAEQPGVALNNLVTLIRHPSDLMNAPLHQHNKCTALVKNKTAAATTALQFTYPLFSGGACSAAGSSGLTQTQSSGSSCSAVEAAKHQDLGLPRAFSFCYQQEIESTKQALGSRSKALPEQVWIKVGEALCKQAINKRNRSRMRQLDTNMERRALGEIQNVGEGAPAAQGVWQASESSQSTLGEQAPSGPPGGRSQRRERHNRMERDRRRRIRICCDELNLLVPFCNAETDKATTLQWTTAFLKYIQERHGDSLKKEFESVFCGKTGRRLKLTRPDSLMACPAQGSLQSSPSMEIK, encoded by the exons ATGTCGGGCCCCGGGCCGCGGGAGCAGCCGCCGCCTGAGGCGGGCGCGGCGGGCGGCGACGCGGGCCCCgagggcgcgggcggcggggacGCGGCGCTGGGCGAGCCGGGGCTGAGCTTCACCACCACGGACCTGAGCCTGGTGGAGATGACGGAGATCGAGTACACGCAGCTGCAGCACATCCTCTACTCGCACATGGAGGCGGCCGACGGCGAGCTCGAGGCGCGCCTCAGCTCGGCACTGCTGGCCGGGCCGGGCGCGGGCGCGGCGGGCGTGGGCGCGCTGGGCGCCGCGCCGCCCGTCTACCCGGTGCTCTGCCCGCCCGCGCTGGCGGCCGACGCGCCCTGCCTGGGCCACATCGACTTCCAGGAGCTGCGCATGATGCTGCTGAGCGAGGCGGGCGCGGCCGACAAGACGCCGGGCGGCGCGGACGCGGCGGGCGCGGGGGCGCGGGCGCGGCCCGACGGTGCCAAGGAGGGCCCCGAGGGCGCGCCCGAGGCGCGGGCCAAGCCGGCCGTGCGCGTCCGCCTGGAGGACCGCTTCAACAGCATGCCGgccgagccgccgccgccgccgccgccgcccgccccgcGCGGCCCCGAGCCCGCCGAGCAGCCGGGCGTGGCGCTCAACAA TTTGGTGACTCTGATCCGGCATCCGTCCGACCTGATGAATGCTCCTCTCCATCAGCACAACAAGTGCACGGCGCTGGTGAAAAACAAGACGGCGGCCGCCACGACGGCGCTGCAGTTCACCTACCCGCTCTTCAGCGGCGGCGCCTGCTCGGCCGCGGGCAGCTCCGGCCTGACGCAAACGCAG AGTTCGGGGAGCTCCTGCTCGGCCGTGGAGGCCGCCAAGCACCAGGACCTTGGGCTGCCGCGCGCCTTCTCTTTCTGTTACCAGCAGGAGATCGAGTCCACCAAGCAGGCGCTGGGCAGCAGGAGCAAAGCCTTGCCCGAGCAGGTTTGGATCAAAGTGGGAG AAGCGCTATGTAAACAAGCAATCAATAAGAGGAATCGAAGTCGGATGCGGCAGCTGGACACGAACATGGAACGAAGAGCCCTTGGCGAGATTCAGAATGTGGGCGAGGGCGCCCCGGCCGCGCAGGGTGTCTGGCAGGCCTCAGAGTCCTCTCAGTCCACGCTGGGCGAGCAGGCCCCGAGCGGGCCCCCGGGAGGAAGGTCTCAGCGGCGGGAGAGACACAATCGCATGGAGAGGGACAGGAG GCGCAGAATCCGGATTTGCTGTGACGAGTTGAATCTCTTGGTTCCGTTTTGCAACGCCGAGACAGACAAGGCGACGACACTTCAGTGGACCACGGCGTTCCTGAAGTACATCCAGGAAAGACACGGGGATTCTCTCAAGAAG GAATTTGAGAGCGTGTTTTGCGGTAAAACTGGCAGAAGGCTAAAGCTGACCAGACCCGACTCCTTGATGGCCTGTCCAGCACAGGGAAGCCTACAGAGCAGCCCCTCAATGGAGATCAAGTGA
- the TCFL5 gene encoding transcription factor-like 5 protein isoform X1, translating to MSGPGPREQPPPEAGAAGGDAGPEGAGGGDAALGEPGLSFTTTDLSLVEMTEIEYTQLQHILYSHMEAADGELEARLSSALLAGPGAGAAGVGALGAAPPVYPVLCPPALAADAPCLGHIDFQELRMMLLSEAGAADKTPGGADAAGAGARARPDGAKEGPEGAPEARAKPAVRVRLEDRFNSMPAEPPPPPPPPAPRGPEPAEQPGVALNNLVTLIRHPSDLMNAPLHQHNKCTALVKNKTAAATTALQFTYPLFSGGACSAAGSSGLTQTQSSGSSCSAVEAAKHQDLGLPRAFSFCYQQEIESTKQALGSRSKALPEQVWIKVGEEALCKQAINKRNRSRMRQLDTNMERRALGEIQNVGEGAPAAQGVWQASESSQSTLGEQAPSGPPGGRSQRRERHNRMERDRRRRIRICCDELNLLVPFCNAETDKATTLQWTTAFLKYIQERHGDSLKKEFESVFCGKTGRRLKLTRPDSLMACPAQGSLQSSPSMEIK from the exons ATGTCGGGCCCCGGGCCGCGGGAGCAGCCGCCGCCTGAGGCGGGCGCGGCGGGCGGCGACGCGGGCCCCgagggcgcgggcggcggggacGCGGCGCTGGGCGAGCCGGGGCTGAGCTTCACCACCACGGACCTGAGCCTGGTGGAGATGACGGAGATCGAGTACACGCAGCTGCAGCACATCCTCTACTCGCACATGGAGGCGGCCGACGGCGAGCTCGAGGCGCGCCTCAGCTCGGCACTGCTGGCCGGGCCGGGCGCGGGCGCGGCGGGCGTGGGCGCGCTGGGCGCCGCGCCGCCCGTCTACCCGGTGCTCTGCCCGCCCGCGCTGGCGGCCGACGCGCCCTGCCTGGGCCACATCGACTTCCAGGAGCTGCGCATGATGCTGCTGAGCGAGGCGGGCGCGGCCGACAAGACGCCGGGCGGCGCGGACGCGGCGGGCGCGGGGGCGCGGGCGCGGCCCGACGGTGCCAAGGAGGGCCCCGAGGGCGCGCCCGAGGCGCGGGCCAAGCCGGCCGTGCGCGTCCGCCTGGAGGACCGCTTCAACAGCATGCCGgccgagccgccgccgccgccgccgccgcccgccccgcGCGGCCCCGAGCCCGCCGAGCAGCCGGGCGTGGCGCTCAACAA TTTGGTGACTCTGATCCGGCATCCGTCCGACCTGATGAATGCTCCTCTCCATCAGCACAACAAGTGCACGGCGCTGGTGAAAAACAAGACGGCGGCCGCCACGACGGCGCTGCAGTTCACCTACCCGCTCTTCAGCGGCGGCGCCTGCTCGGCCGCGGGCAGCTCCGGCCTGACGCAAACGCAG AGTTCGGGGAGCTCCTGCTCGGCCGTGGAGGCCGCCAAGCACCAGGACCTTGGGCTGCCGCGCGCCTTCTCTTTCTGTTACCAGCAGGAGATCGAGTCCACCAAGCAGGCGCTGGGCAGCAGGAGCAAAGCCTTGCCCGAGCAGGTTTGGATCAAAGTGGGAG AAGAAGCGCTATGTAAACAAGCAATCAATAAGAGGAATCGAAGTCGGATGCGGCAGCTGGACACGAACATGGAACGAAGAGCCCTTGGCGAGATTCAGAATGTGGGCGAGGGCGCCCCGGCCGCGCAGGGTGTCTGGCAGGCCTCAGAGTCCTCTCAGTCCACGCTGGGCGAGCAGGCCCCGAGCGGGCCCCCGGGAGGAAGGTCTCAGCGGCGGGAGAGACACAATCGCATGGAGAGGGACAGGAG GCGCAGAATCCGGATTTGCTGTGACGAGTTGAATCTCTTGGTTCCGTTTTGCAACGCCGAGACAGACAAGGCGACGACACTTCAGTGGACCACGGCGTTCCTGAAGTACATCCAGGAAAGACACGGGGATTCTCTCAAGAAG GAATTTGAGAGCGTGTTTTGCGGTAAAACTGGCAGAAGGCTAAAGCTGACCAGACCCGACTCCTTGATGGCCTGTCCAGCACAGGGAAGCCTACAGAGCAGCCCCTCAATGGAGATCAAGTGA
- the COL9A3 gene encoding collagen alpha-3(IX) chain, which yields MARTPALLLLLLGQLLAAGAAQKVGPRGPPGPQGPPGKPGKDGVDGEAGPAGLPGPSGPKGAPGKPGAPGEAGLPGLPGVDGLTGQDGPPGPKGAPGERGSLGPPGPPGLGGKGLPGPPGEAGVSGLPGGSGLRGPPGPSGLPGLPGPPGPPGPPGHPGVLPEGATDLQCPSICPPGPPGPPGMPGFKGPAGYKGERGEAGKDGEKGDPGPPGPPGLPGTVGLQGPRGPQGLPGPLGPPGDRGPIGFRGPPGIPGAPGRVGDRGERGPDGFRGPKGDLGRAGPKGIPGVAGPGGEPGMPGKEGRDGVPGLDGEKGEAGRSGAPGEKGPDGLPGLPGRAGSKGEKGELGRAGELGEAGPSGEPGVPGDVGVPGERGEAGHRGSAGALGPQGPPGPPGIRGFQGQKGSMGEPGLPGPQGLRGDTGDRGLGGAAGPKGEQGVAGSDGLPGDKGELGPSGPIGQKGDSGSRGEPGPKGVQGSNGTSGVQGVPGPPGPLGIQGEQGIPGITGKPGVPGKAASEQRIRELCGGMVSERIAQLATHLRQPLAPGAIGRPGPAGPPGPPGPPGSIGHPGTRGPPGYRGPPGELGDPGPRGNPGDRGDKGAAGAGLDGPDGDQGLPGPQGVPGISRDGQDGAHGEPGLPGDPGLPGAVGAQGTPGICDTSACQGAVLGGNGEKSGPRSS from the exons ATGGCCCGCACGCCCgccttgctcctgctgctgctcggaCAGCTCCTGGCGGCCGGCGCGGCCCAG AAAGTCGGACCAAGAGGCCCCCCCGGCCCGCAGGGTCCCCCTGGGAAGCCTGGCAAGGACGGCGTGGAT GGGGAAGCTGGTCCTGCAGGCCTGCCCGGACCCTCG GGACCAAAGGGGGCCCCTGGGAAGCCAGGGGCACCTGGAGAGGCTGGACTGCCTGGACTGCCAGGCGTGGAT ggTCTGACTGGGCAGGATGGACCCCCTGGACCCAAGGGTGCTCCTGGAGAACGT GGGAGCCTGGGACCCCCCGGGCCGCCCGGGCTGGGG GGCAAAGGGCTCCCAGGACCGCCG GGAGAGGCAGGTGTGAGTGGCCTTCCTGGAGGGAGTGGCCTCCGCGGCCCCCCA ggACCCTCTGGACTGCCAGGCCTCCCTGGCCCCCCTGGCCCTCCTGGACCCCCG GGACACCCAGGGGTGCTCCCTGAAGGTGCAACGGACCTGCAG TGCCCTTCCATCTGCCCACCAGGCCCTCCCGGGCCGCCAGGAATGCCAGGGTTCAAG GGTCCTGCTGGCTACAAGGGGGAGCGAGGAGAGGCCGGCAAGGATGGTGAGAAG GGTGACCCCGGGCCTCCTGGACCTCCTGGGCTCCCAGGCACTGTTGGGTTACAG GGCCCCCGGGGACCTCAAGGACTTCCAGGGCCACTTGGACCCCCCGGGGACCgg GGTCCTATTGGGTTCCGAGGCCCCCCCGGGATCCCAGGAGCACCTGGCAGAGTG GGTGACAGAGGCGAGAGAGGCCCCGATGGGTTCCGTGGCCCCAAGGGTGACCTT GGCAGAGCTGGTCCCAAAGGCATCCCTGGAGTGGCCGGGCCTGGCGGAGAGCCG GGCATGCCGGGCAAAGAAGGCCGGGATGGTGTGCCAGGCCTCGACGGCGAGAAG GGAGAGGCAGGTCGCAGTGGTGCCCCTGGAGAGAAGGGTCCCGATGGGCTGCCG GGTCTCCCTGGCAGAGCAGGCTCCAAAGGCGAGAAGGGAGAACTG GGCCGAGCTGGGGAGCTAGGTGAGGCTGGCCCCTCTGGAGAGCCAGGTGTTCCG GGAGATGTCGGTGTGCCCGGGGAGCGCGGCGAGGCTGGCCACAGGGGCTCTGCA GGGGCCCTTGGCCCACAAGGCCCTCCAGGGCCCCCTGGCATCCGAGGCTTCCAG GGGCAGAAGGGCAGCATGGGCGAGCCTGGCCTGCCAGGCCCCCAGGGTCTTCGAGGGGACACAGGTGATCGG GGCCTGGGAGGTGCTGCAGGCCCGAAGGGAGAGCAG GGAGTGGCAGGTTCCGATGGTCTTCCTGGGGACAAAGGCGAGCTG GGACCTAGTGGCCCAATAGGACAGAAAGGAGAT TCCGGCAGTCGAGGGGAGCCAGGCCCCAAAGGCGTCCAGGGCTCCAATGGCACCAGTGGTGTGCAGGGCGTCCCAGGCCCCCCAGGCCCCCTGGGCATCCAGGGCGAGCAGGGCATCCCAGGCATCACGGGAAAGCCAGGAGTTCCG GGGAAAGCAGCCAGTGAGCAGCGCATCCGAGAGCTGTGCGGGGGCATGGTCAGCG AGCGAATTGCACAGCTGGCCACACACCTGAGGCAGCCGCTAGCCCCAGGCGCCATTGGCCGGCCTGGTCCAGCCGGTCCCCCCGGACCCCCAGGACCCCCTGGCTCCATTGGTCACCCCGGCACTCGAGGGCCCCCAGGATATCGTGGTCCCCCCGGAGAGCTGGGAGATCCCGGACCCAGAG GGAACCCAGGAGACCGAGGTGACAAAGGTGCGGCAGGCGCTGGGCTGGACGGGCCTGACGGGGACCAGGGACTCCCAG GACCACAAGGTGTACCTGGCATCAGCAGAGATGGCCAAGACGGCGCTCACGGCGAGCCTGGGCTGCCTGGTGATCCTGGCCTTCCCGGGGCCGTCGGTGCTCAGGGGACTCCGGGCATCTGTGACACGTCAGCCTGCCAAGGAGCTGTGTTAGGAGGGAATGGGGAGAAGTCGGGCCCCAGGAGCTCCTGA